A window of Mucilaginibacter paludis DSM 18603 contains these coding sequences:
- a CDS encoding xanthine dehydrogenase family protein molybdopterin-binding subunit produces the protein MKKDAIGDPLSRVDGRLKVTGGAKYSGEYKVSGLAYGVLVPATITSGTLTSIDTKAAERAPGVLAVITPFNAPKVPGYQPDAPKPFKGLKLFNDNEVYFNGHPIALVVAETFEKATHAASLVKAAYQQRPFETDFHKNRDKAVTPQGGKYKDYLRGQANAYKNAPVQLEQEYLQPSEMHNPMELHVTTAFWDGDDQVTLYTKSQGVIGSQKAIAAAFNLDPAKVQINSRFVGGAFGSSLRTWPHEVAAAQAAKMLKRPVRITLTREQMFTLVGYRPLTIQKIGLGATEDGKLVGITHESISQTAVYEEFTENSVNVSRFLYQSPNANTLYKVVPLNVGVPAPMRGPGEATGAFALESALDELSYLLHMDPIELRLKNYADHDQEQNLPWSSKYLKECYSKGAERIGWSKRQPTPGTNRDGDWQVGYGIGCGAFGAYRGRALAKIKLMADGTVNIQSAASDIGPGTATAMVLIAADTLGLPAAQITFELGNSSFPVAPTQGGSSTVSSVGSAVHDVCIALKQKFNLMAGRPQDNTGDIDYVNILKQQNLPMLEVTQESQSGADAKKYSMYSFSAHFVQVYVHALTGAVKIKKVVAVVDAGKIVNHKTASSQMIGGAVGGIGMAMTEEAVFDDRFGRYVNGNFADYHVPVNADIPQIEAIFIDERDPIINPVGTKGIGEISLIGVAPAIANAVYNATGKRIRELPITPDKLI, from the coding sequence ATGAAAAAAGACGCGATAGGCGATCCATTAAGCCGGGTTGACGGCAGATTAAAAGTTACAGGCGGTGCAAAGTACTCGGGCGAATATAAGGTTAGTGGCTTAGCTTACGGTGTATTGGTGCCCGCTACCATTACCAGTGGTACCCTAACGAGTATTGACACTAAAGCAGCCGAACGGGCACCCGGAGTGCTGGCCGTAATTACGCCATTTAACGCGCCCAAAGTACCCGGCTACCAGCCCGACGCGCCCAAGCCGTTTAAGGGATTAAAATTGTTTAACGATAACGAGGTGTATTTTAACGGGCACCCGATAGCGTTGGTTGTAGCCGAAACGTTTGAAAAAGCTACCCATGCCGCCAGCCTGGTAAAGGCTGCTTACCAGCAAAGGCCCTTTGAAACCGACTTTCATAAAAACAGGGATAAAGCTGTTACACCACAGGGTGGCAAATATAAAGATTACCTGCGCGGCCAGGCCAATGCCTATAAAAACGCGCCCGTGCAGTTGGAGCAGGAGTACCTGCAACCATCAGAAATGCACAACCCGATGGAGCTGCATGTAACTACCGCTTTTTGGGATGGTGACGACCAGGTTACACTTTATACCAAATCGCAGGGTGTAATTGGTTCACAAAAGGCTATAGCGGCTGCCTTTAACCTTGATCCCGCCAAGGTTCAAATTAATTCGCGTTTTGTTGGCGGGGCTTTCGGCTCCTCGTTGCGTACCTGGCCGCATGAGGTTGCTGCGGCGCAGGCTGCCAAAATGCTTAAACGCCCGGTGAGGATTACTTTAACACGCGAGCAGATGTTTACCTTAGTGGGCTACCGGCCCTTAACCATCCAAAAGATAGGTTTGGGCGCTACCGAAGATGGTAAACTGGTGGGTATTACCCATGAGTCGATCTCGCAAACTGCCGTTTACGAGGAGTTTACCGAAAATTCTGTTAATGTTTCAAGGTTTTTGTACCAAAGCCCCAACGCCAATACCTTATATAAAGTAGTACCCTTAAATGTTGGGGTACCGGCACCTATGCGCGGCCCGGGTGAAGCCACAGGCGCTTTCGCGTTGGAGTCGGCCCTGGATGAACTGTCGTACCTGCTTCATATGGACCCCATTGAACTGAGGCTGAAGAACTATGCGGATCACGATCAGGAACAAAACTTGCCCTGGTCGAGCAAATACCTTAAAGAGTGTTATAGCAAAGGCGCCGAGCGAATTGGCTGGAGTAAGCGCCAACCTACACCCGGAACCAACCGCGATGGTGACTGGCAGGTAGGCTACGGTATAGGTTGCGGAGCTTTTGGAGCATACCGCGGACGTGCACTGGCTAAAATAAAGCTGATGGCGGATGGTACCGTAAATATTCAAAGCGCGGCCAGTGATATTGGCCCCGGTACGGCAACAGCTATGGTATTGATTGCGGCAGATACGCTTGGGCTACCCGCAGCGCAAATTACTTTCGAGTTGGGTAATTCATCGTTCCCGGTGGCCCCAACACAGGGAGGTTCGTCCACCGTATCATCGGTTGGTTCTGCCGTACACGATGTTTGCATCGCCCTTAAACAAAAGTTTAATTTGATGGCGGGGAGGCCGCAGGATAATACCGGCGATATTGATTATGTGAATATTTTAAAGCAGCAAAATTTACCCATGCTGGAGGTAACACAGGAATCGCAAAGCGGTGCAGATGCTAAAAAGTATTCTATGTATTCGTTCTCGGCTCATTTCGTACAGGTGTATGTACACGCATTAACCGGTGCGGTAAAAATAAAAAAAGTGGTGGCGGTTGTTGATGCCGGCAAAATTGTAAACCATAAAACGGCCAGCAGCCAGATGATTGGCGGCGCCGTAGGCGGTATTGGCATGGCCATGACCGAGGAAGCTGTTTTTGACGATCGTTTTGGACGATATGTAAATGGTAACTTTGCAGACTATCATGTGCCCGTGAATGCGGATATTCCGCAGATCGAGGCCATCTTTATCGATGAGCGCGACCCCATCATCAACCCGGTGGGTACCAAGGGCATCGGCGAAATTTCGCTGATTGGCGTGGCCCCGGCTATTGCCAACGCGGTATATAACGCCACAGGTAAAAGAATCAGGGAGTTGCCTATTACCCCCGACAAGTTGATTTGA
- a CDS encoding winged helix-turn-helix transcriptional regulator — protein sequence MSERKLSSTNYYNQSFLENKCSLNELLYLVSKRWLTEVLFSIEEGNNRFTSLKESLEYISDHILADRLRLLEQHGLINKSYLPGNPPRTEYVLTSQGSELSDLLDGLCNFAENKMQF from the coding sequence ATGTCCGAAAGAAAATTAAGTTCTACTAACTATTACAACCAATCGTTTTTAGAAAACAAGTGTTCGCTTAACGAACTGCTTTACCTGGTGAGTAAGCGGTGGCTCACCGAAGTGCTGTTCAGTATTGAGGAAGGGAATAACCGTTTCACCAGCTTAAAAGAGAGTTTGGAATACATTAGCGATCATATCCTGGCCGATAGGCTGAGACTGCTGGAGCAGCACGGATTGATCAATAAAAGTTATTTACCGGGCAACCCACCCCGAACGGAGTATGTATTGACAAGCCAGGGTTCGGAGTTAAGTGATTTGCTGGATGGCTTGTGCAACTTCGCTGAAAATAAAATGCAGTTTTAA
- a CDS encoding MFS transporter: MKTTVPIFKNWVPNWLIWVAIFMVTLPSMGLFGVSTASGSAAAGYYGIEPADVQYSMVIFYAAVASFFALERRFFNFVAVKQYLLLSTVIEIITSYVCYTTHNLHMLFVFRFLQGMANCATTSICITLIFGRLHTERAREIGYSAFYCVLLCIAPFTTLVTAPMLDSFDYSILYKGIIFFYLPGTTLLFVVMNNVRLNKKFPLYQVDWASFILYGLILCITGYVLVYGQQYYWLQDKRIIAGVVSIFLLLCIHVLRQAHQKRPYLSLQVFNHRNFKIGALLIFFLYLCRGAFGITSTYFATVLGLDPIHIGYLLLINISGIILGVLASSRLIVYKRSMRLIWMAGFAFLLSFHLWMRILFATQANTSEFFIPLLIQGIGTGLLMTPLIVFMVSSVPPDLSSTASATGVFFRFTGFCTSIALVNYFSLHQQSEHYNRFQQALTDLDPAAVQRLTGYRQILVSRGMAPDQATRLANGLLSRSAQAQSQLRFAMDYYLLISWIILIIILVIALVPYLNRTTVNLKASQPAPVSY; the protein is encoded by the coding sequence TAGCCATTTTTATGGTCACCTTGCCTTCCATGGGCTTATTTGGTGTTTCAACAGCCAGCGGCAGCGCCGCAGCCGGATACTATGGCATTGAACCTGCCGATGTGCAATACTCTATGGTGATATTTTATGCCGCTGTCGCCAGCTTTTTCGCGCTCGAACGTCGCTTTTTTAACTTCGTAGCGGTAAAGCAATACCTGCTGCTAAGTACCGTGATCGAAATTATAACCTCATACGTGTGCTATACTACGCACAACCTGCACATGCTCTTTGTATTCCGCTTTTTGCAGGGAATGGCCAACTGCGCCACCACCAGTATTTGTATCACACTCATTTTTGGCCGGCTACATACCGAGCGTGCCCGCGAAATTGGGTACTCGGCATTTTATTGTGTTTTATTATGCATAGCCCCCTTTACAACCCTGGTTACAGCGCCCATGCTGGACTCTTTCGACTATAGCATTTTATACAAGGGTATCATCTTTTTTTATTTGCCCGGCACTACCCTGCTGTTTGTAGTAATGAATAATGTAAGGCTTAATAAAAAATTCCCGTTATACCAGGTAGATTGGGCAAGCTTTATCCTATATGGTCTCATCCTGTGTATTACTGGTTATGTATTGGTATACGGGCAGCAATATTACTGGCTACAGGATAAGCGCATCATAGCGGGCGTGGTCTCCATCTTTTTACTGCTGTGCATACACGTACTCCGGCAGGCCCATCAAAAAAGGCCTTACCTATCATTACAGGTATTTAACCATCGTAACTTTAAAATAGGTGCCCTGCTTATCTTTTTCCTCTACCTCTGCCGCGGGGCTTTCGGTATCACATCCACCTACTTTGCCACCGTGTTGGGGCTCGATCCTATCCACATCGGTTACCTGCTGCTCATCAACATCAGCGGCATTATACTGGGCGTACTGGCTTCGTCGCGACTTATTGTGTACAAAAGATCAATGCGTTTAATCTGGATGGCGGGCTTCGCCTTTCTGCTCTCCTTCCACTTGTGGATGCGGATTTTATTTGCTACCCAGGCCAATACCAGCGAGTTTTTTATTCCCTTGCTCATCCAGGGCATAGGCACCGGCTTACTCATGACGCCCCTCATCGTTTTCATGGTATCATCCGTACCGCCAGATTTAAGCAGCACCGCATCCGCTACAGGCGTATTTTTCAGGTTCACTGGCTTTTGTACCAGCATAGCACTGGTTAATTATTTCTCGCTGCATCAGCAAAGCGAGCATTACAACAGGTTTCAGCAAGCGTTAACCGATCTGGACCCGGCCGCGGTACAGCGCCTGACAGGCTACCGGCAGATACTGGTTAGCCGTGGTATGGCTCCTGATCAGGCTACCCGCCTTGCTAACGGACTACTATCCCGCTCAGCACAAGCACAAAGCCAGTTACGATTTGCGATGGACTATTACCTGCTCATCAGTTGGATTATCCTGATCATTATCCTGGTGATAGCCCTGGTGCCTTACCTCAACCGCACAACCGTGAATTTAAAAGCAAGCCAACCGGCACCGGTCTCCTATTAA